One window of Erwinia aphidicola genomic DNA carries:
- the exoX gene encoding exodeoxyribonuclease X → MLRVIDTETCGLQGGIVEVASVDVVDGQIVNPMSDLISPDRPISHQAMAIHRITPAMVHGKPTIEEAIGRYHGSSHYVAHNASFDRRMLPEMHGEWICTMTLSRRLWPGLKYSNQALRETLQLDVEPPADLHAHRALYDCYVTAALLIRIMSFSGWDAAEMVRRMQVQGSVNTFPFGKYRGQKVDEVAKKDPGYLKWMLKNITDLKPDLRSAMQRALSAVD, encoded by the coding sequence ATGTTACGCGTGATAGACACGGAAACCTGCGGGCTGCAGGGTGGCATCGTCGAAGTGGCATCAGTCGATGTGGTGGACGGGCAGATCGTCAATCCGATGAGCGACCTGATCTCCCCCGACCGCCCTATCAGCCACCAGGCGATGGCGATCCACAGAATTACCCCAGCGATGGTGCACGGTAAACCGACCATCGAAGAGGCTATCGGTCGCTATCACGGCAGCAGCCATTACGTGGCGCATAACGCCAGCTTTGACCGCCGCATGCTGCCGGAGATGCACGGTGAGTGGATCTGCACCATGACGCTGTCTCGCCGCCTGTGGCCCGGCCTCAAATACAGTAACCAGGCGCTGCGCGAGACGCTGCAGCTGGACGTCGAGCCCCCTGCCGATCTGCACGCCCACCGCGCGCTGTACGACTGCTACGTCACGGCCGCTTTACTGATCCGCATTATGTCGTTTAGCGGCTGGGATGCCGCCGAGATGGTGCGCCGTATGCAGGTGCAGGGCTCGGTAAATACCTTCCCGTTCGGCAAATATCGTGGGCAGAAAGTGGATGAAGTGGCGAAGAAAGATCCGGGATATTTAAAATGGATGCTAAAAAATATCACGGATCTGAAGCCCGACTTACGCAGTGCTATGCAGCGGGCGCTGAGCGCGGTTGATTAA
- the purT gene encoding formate-dependent phosphoribosylglycinamide formyltransferase produces MTTLGTALRPAATRVMLLGSGELGKEVALECQRLGVEVIAVDRYADAPAMHVAHRSHVINMLDGAALAALVAQEKPDFVVPEIEAIATDMLIELEKQGQHVVPTARAAKLTMNREGIRRLAAEELALPTSTYQFADSREAFLAAADEIGFPCIVKPVMSSSGKGQSFIRTASQLDAAWEYAQQGGRAGAGRVIVEGVVKFDFEITLLTINAVDGIHFCAPIGHRQEDGDYRESWQPQQMSELALQRAQDIAKKVVTALGGRGLFGVELFVCGDEVVFSEVSPRPHDTGMVTLISQDVSEFALHVRGFLGLPVGGIRQYGPAASAVILPELDSTNVQFGNLSAALGAGLQLRLFGKPEIQGKRRLGVALATGHDIDDAVQRAVAAAAQVKVSG; encoded by the coding sequence ATGACGACTCTTGGAACCGCGCTGCGCCCTGCAGCAACCCGCGTAATGCTGTTAGGATCTGGTGAACTGGGCAAAGAGGTGGCGCTGGAGTGCCAGCGTCTGGGCGTGGAAGTTATCGCCGTTGACCGATACGCAGATGCCCCGGCAATGCACGTTGCGCACCGCAGTCATGTTATCAACATGCTGGATGGCGCCGCGCTGGCTGCGCTGGTCGCCCAGGAGAAACCGGACTTTGTGGTGCCGGAGATCGAAGCGATTGCCACCGATATGCTAATCGAGCTGGAAAAACAGGGCCAGCACGTGGTGCCCACCGCCCGCGCGGCGAAGCTGACCATGAATCGCGAAGGTATCCGCCGCCTGGCGGCAGAAGAGCTGGCGCTGCCTACCTCAACCTACCAGTTCGCCGACAGCCGTGAAGCCTTTCTCGCAGCGGCTGATGAGATTGGCTTCCCGTGCATCGTCAAGCCCGTCATGAGCTCATCCGGCAAGGGTCAAAGCTTTATTCGCACAGCTTCGCAGCTGGATGCCGCCTGGGAATATGCCCAGCAGGGTGGCCGTGCCGGCGCGGGCCGCGTCATCGTTGAAGGCGTGGTGAAGTTTGATTTTGAAATTACGCTGCTGACCATTAATGCGGTTGACGGTATCCACTTCTGTGCGCCCATCGGCCACCGTCAGGAAGATGGCGACTACCGCGAATCCTGGCAGCCGCAGCAGATGAGCGAACTGGCTCTGCAGCGCGCGCAGGATATTGCGAAGAAAGTGGTTACCGCCCTTGGCGGTCGCGGCCTGTTTGGCGTGGAGCTGTTTGTCTGTGGTGATGAGGTGGTGTTTAGCGAAGTCTCCCCGCGCCCGCACGATACCGGGATGGTCACGCTGATTTCGCAGGATGTTTCCGAGTTCGCGCTGCACGTGCGTGGCTTCCTTGGCCTGCCCGTTGGCGGCATTCGTCAGTACGGCCCGGCGGCATCGGCAGTGATCCTGCCAGAACTGGACAGCACTAACGTGCAGTTTGGCAATCTGTCAGCAGCACTCGGGGCGGGTTTACAGCTGCGCCTGTTTGGCAAGCCGGAAATTCAGGGTAAGCGTCGGCTGGGCGTGGCGCTGGCCACCGGTCATGATATTGATGATGCGGTACAGCGTGCCGTCGCAGCGGCTGCTCAGGTTAAAGTCAGCGGGTAA
- a CDS encoding bifunctional 4-hydroxy-2-oxoglutarate aldolase/2-dehydro-3-deoxy-phosphogluconate aldolase, with protein sequence MSHWKTSAEQILTTGPVVPVIVVNKLEHAVPMAKALVAGGVRVLEVTLRTPCAMDALKAMVREVPEAIVGAGTVLNAQQLQEVTDAGAQFIISPGLTEPLLKAAVAGSVPLIPGISTVSELMTGLDYGLREFKFFPAEANGGVKALQAIGGPFPQVRFCPTGGISPANYRDYLALKSVLCIGGSWLVPADALEAGDYERITQLAREAVAGAR encoded by the coding sequence ATGAGTCACTGGAAAACAAGCGCAGAACAGATCCTCACCACCGGCCCGGTCGTTCCGGTTATCGTAGTCAACAAGCTGGAGCACGCGGTACCGATGGCGAAAGCGCTGGTGGCGGGCGGCGTGCGCGTGCTGGAAGTGACGCTGCGTACTCCCTGTGCGATGGATGCCCTGAAAGCGATGGTGCGTGAAGTGCCGGAGGCGATTGTCGGTGCAGGGACGGTGTTAAACGCTCAGCAGCTGCAGGAAGTGACCGATGCTGGCGCGCAGTTTATTATCAGCCCGGGGCTGACTGAACCGCTGCTGAAGGCGGCCGTTGCCGGCTCTGTGCCGCTGATCCCCGGTATCAGTACCGTGTCTGAGCTGATGACCGGTCTTGATTATGGCCTGCGCGAATTTAAGTTCTTCCCGGCGGAAGCTAACGGCGGCGTGAAAGCCCTGCAGGCCATTGGCGGCCCGTTCCCGCAGGTGCGTTTCTGCCCGACGGGCGGGATCTCTCCGGCAAACTATCGCGACTATCTGGCGCTGAAAAGCGTGCTCTGCATCGGTGGTTCCTGGCTGGTGCCCGCCGACGCGCTGGAAGCAGGGGATTATGAGCGTATTACCCAGCTGGCGCGCGAAGCGGTGGCGGGCGCACGTTAA
- a CDS encoding YebG family protein, with amino-acid sequence MAVEIKYVVVRKGEEKMTFASKKEADAYDKMLDMAEVFSDWLSASPLEIDEQQGEALGLYLAENKDALQQILRTGKLPEESSAADGSEDVAEGKLRAV; translated from the coding sequence ATGGCTGTTGAGATCAAATACGTTGTCGTCAGAAAAGGTGAGGAAAAGATGACATTTGCCAGCAAGAAAGAAGCCGATGCCTACGACAAGATGCTCGACATGGCGGAAGTGTTCTCTGACTGGCTGAGCGCCAGCCCGCTGGAGATAGACGAGCAGCAGGGCGAGGCGCTTGGCCTCTACCTGGCCGAGAATAAAGACGCGCTGCAGCAGATCCTGCGCACCGGCAAGCTGCCGGAAGAGAGCAGCGCGGCCGACGGCAGCGAAGACGTCGCCGAAGGCAAACTGCGCGCGGTTTAA
- a CDS encoding tellurite resistance TerB family protein has protein sequence MSNWLQQIQTVLGKAGKSSGGEGLSKMLAPGALGGLAGLLIASKSSRGLLAKYGKNALIIGGSAAAGAVLWNKYKQRVSETHQDEPQFGQQSTPVDRRAERLIEALVFAAKSDGHIDAEERKAIDQHIHQSGLGTQAEQIVQRAIDRPLDPNTLAADVKNEEEALEVYFLSNLVIDVDHFMERSYLQALGDALKIPADVRQSIETDIRAEKQKLPA, from the coding sequence ATGAGCAACTGGCTGCAACAGATTCAGACGGTATTAGGCAAAGCGGGTAAATCGTCCGGTGGTGAAGGCCTGAGCAAGATGCTGGCGCCCGGGGCACTCGGCGGGCTGGCTGGATTACTGATTGCCAGTAAGTCATCGCGTGGATTGCTGGCTAAATACGGTAAAAATGCGCTAATCATTGGCGGCAGCGCCGCCGCAGGTGCCGTGCTGTGGAATAAATATAAGCAGCGCGTCAGCGAAACGCATCAGGATGAGCCGCAGTTCGGCCAGCAGAGCACGCCTGTCGATCGCCGCGCTGAACGACTGATTGAAGCGCTGGTGTTCGCGGCAAAAAGCGACGGGCATATTGATGCAGAAGAGCGCAAAGCCATCGATCAGCATATTCACCAGTCGGGATTGGGCACGCAGGCCGAGCAGATTGTTCAGCGCGCCATCGACCGGCCACTGGACCCGAATACGCTGGCTGCGGATGTGAAAAATGAAGAGGAAGCGCTGGAAGTCTATTTCCTCAGCAATCTGGTGATCGACGTCGACCACTTTATGGAGCGCAGCTACCTGCAGGCGCTGGGCGATGCGTTGAAAATCCCCGCCGACGTGCGGCAGTCGATTGAAACGGATATCCGCGCCGAAAAACAAAAACTTCCTGCCTGA
- a CDS encoding sugar phosphate isomerase/epimerase family protein: MRFSTNPLFINTVLLGGNPQEKLAAAAQAGFAQVELWQQDVEAAEGGVESLTALCRSRSLGLTDYQVLLDFDGAPDDLRDSKRQEALRMMTTAQQLGASTVLVPASTHARCQAERVEDDLRWLVAQAAGRGLRVAYEAMAWSQQINNTAAAWQLVKRIDAPNLGLVVDAFHIFVRQRSVEDLVGIPADKIYLVQLSDLDKQPEDGSLVDVARHQRLLPGEGHYPLEDLLGHLQKIDYRGPIGLEVFNDRRKAADPFATAAAAMNALRGVL, translated from the coding sequence ATGAGATTTTCAACCAATCCACTCTTTATCAATACCGTACTGTTAGGGGGCAACCCGCAGGAAAAGCTTGCAGCCGCTGCCCAGGCAGGTTTCGCTCAGGTTGAATTGTGGCAGCAGGATGTTGAGGCAGCAGAAGGTGGCGTGGAAAGTCTGACGGCGTTATGCCGTTCGCGCTCGCTTGGTCTGACCGATTATCAGGTTCTGCTGGACTTTGACGGCGCGCCGGACGATCTGCGCGACAGCAAGCGCCAAGAAGCCCTGCGGATGATGACCACGGCACAGCAGCTGGGGGCATCTACCGTACTGGTTCCCGCCTCAACCCATGCGCGCTGCCAGGCTGAACGGGTGGAAGACGATCTGCGCTGGCTGGTGGCGCAGGCCGCCGGGCGGGGATTACGCGTGGCGTATGAAGCGATGGCCTGGAGCCAGCAGATCAATAACACCGCCGCCGCCTGGCAGCTGGTGAAGCGCATCGATGCGCCCAATCTGGGGCTGGTCGTTGATGCCTTTCATATATTTGTGCGCCAGCGCAGCGTTGAAGATTTGGTGGGTATTCCGGCAGACAAAATTTATCTGGTGCAGCTCTCCGACCTCGACAAGCAGCCGGAAGATGGCAGTCTGGTTGATGTCGCCCGTCATCAGCGCCTGCTGCCGGGAGAGGGCCATTATCCGCTGGAGGATTTACTGGGCCATTTGCAGAAGATTGACTACCGCGGGCCAATAGGACTGGAGGTGTTTAACGATCGGCGTAAGGCGGCCGATCCGTTTGCTACGGCAGCAGCGGCAATGAATGCCCTGCGTGGTGTACTGTAG
- the zwf gene encoding glucose-6-phosphate dehydrogenase, translated as MAVTQTAQACDLVIFGAKGDLARRKLLPSLYQLEKAGQIHEDSRIIGVGRAEWDKAAYTKVVREALETFMKEKIDEALWDKLSNRLDFCNLDVNDSSHFPRLGKMLDQKKRVTINYFAMPPSTFGAICKGLGTAKLNAHPARVVMEKPLGTSLATSQEINDQVGEYFDESQVFRIDHYLGKETVLNLLALRFANSLFASNWDNRTIDHVQITVAEEVGIEGRWGYFDQAGQMRDMIQNHLLQVLTMVAMSPPADLSADRIRDEKVKVLRSLRRIDHTNVREKTVRGQYTSGFVQGKKVPGYLEEEGANKTSTTESFVSIRVDIDDWRWAGVPFYLRTGKRLPTKCSEVVVYFKNPALNLFKDTWQELPQNKLTIRLQPDEGMDIQILNKVPGLDHKHNLQTTKLDLSFSETFNQSHLADAYERLLLETMRGIQALFVRRDEVEEAWKWVDSIMDAWAADKEAPKPYQAGTWGPVASVAMITRDGRSWNEFE; from the coding sequence ATGGCGGTTACACAAACAGCCCAGGCATGCGATCTGGTCATTTTCGGTGCCAAAGGCGACCTTGCACGCCGGAAACTGTTGCCCTCACTGTACCAATTAGAAAAAGCCGGTCAGATCCATGAGGACTCCCGCATCATCGGCGTTGGCCGCGCTGAGTGGGATAAAGCAGCCTATACCAAGGTGGTGCGTGAAGCGCTGGAAACCTTCATGAAGGAGAAAATCGACGAAGCGCTGTGGGATAAGCTCAGCAACCGCCTCGATTTCTGCAACCTGGATGTGAACGACAGCAGTCATTTCCCCCGCCTCGGTAAGATGCTGGACCAGAAAAAACGCGTCACTATCAACTATTTCGCGATGCCACCAAGCACTTTCGGCGCGATCTGTAAGGGGCTGGGCACTGCCAAGCTGAATGCGCACCCGGCGCGCGTAGTGATGGAAAAACCGTTGGGCACTTCGCTGGCGACCTCGCAGGAAATTAACGATCAGGTCGGTGAGTACTTCGACGAGAGCCAGGTTTTCCGTATCGACCACTACCTCGGTAAAGAGACGGTGCTTAACCTGCTGGCGCTGCGTTTTGCTAACTCGCTGTTTGCTTCCAACTGGGATAACCGCACCATCGACCACGTGCAGATTACCGTGGCCGAAGAAGTGGGAATCGAAGGCCGCTGGGGTTACTTTGACCAGGCTGGCCAGATGCGCGATATGATCCAGAACCACCTGCTGCAGGTTCTGACCATGGTGGCGATGTCACCGCCGGCGGACCTCTCTGCCGACCGTATCCGCGACGAAAAGGTGAAAGTGCTGCGCTCCCTGCGCCGTATTGACCACACCAACGTGCGTGAAAAAACCGTGCGTGGCCAATACACGTCCGGCTTCGTGCAGGGCAAAAAAGTGCCTGGCTACCTGGAAGAAGAGGGAGCGAACAAAACCAGCACCACGGAAAGCTTCGTCTCTATCCGCGTGGATATCGACGACTGGCGCTGGGCGGGCGTGCCGTTCTACCTGCGTACCGGTAAGCGTCTGCCGACCAAATGTTCTGAAGTGGTGGTCTACTTCAAGAATCCGGCGCTGAACCTGTTCAAAGATACCTGGCAGGAGCTGCCGCAGAACAAACTGACCATTCGCCTGCAGCCGGATGAAGGCATGGATATTCAGATCCTGAATAAAGTGCCTGGCCTGGACCACAAGCACAACCTGCAGACTACCAAGCTGGATCTGAGCTTCTCAGAAACCTTCAACCAGTCGCACCTGGCAGATGCCTATGAGCGCCTGCTGCTGGAAACCATGCGCGGTATTCAGGCACTGTTCGTGCGCCGTGATGAAGTGGAAGAGGCGTGGAAGTGGGTCGACTCGATTATGGATGCCTGGGCTGCCGATAAAGAAGCGCCTAAGCCTTATCAGGCGGGCACCTGGGGGCCGGTGGCTTCCGTCGCGATGATCACCCGCGATGGTCGCTCATGGAATGAATTCGAGTAG
- a CDS encoding MurR/RpiR family transcriptional regulator — protein MNMLEKIQLQLENLSKSERKVAEVILASPATAMHSSIALLARAAGVSEPTVNRFCHRLDANGFPDFKLQLAQSLANGTPYVSRNVEQDDSVESYSGKIFESAMAGLDRVKQSLDVNAVNRAVDLLTQSKKIAFFGLGASAAVAHDAMNKFFRFNVPVIYSDDIVMQRMSCMNSGEGDVMVLISHTGRTKSMVELAMLARENDATVLAITSPGSPLAREATLALTLDVPEDTDIYMPMVSRLAQLTLIDVLATGFTLRRGAKFRDNLKRVKEALKDSRFEKESLISALTRQ, from the coding sequence ATGAATATGCTGGAAAAAATTCAGTTACAACTGGAAAATTTGAGCAAATCCGAACGCAAGGTGGCAGAAGTGATCCTCGCCTCCCCGGCCACCGCGATGCACTCCAGCATTGCGCTGCTGGCACGTGCTGCCGGCGTCAGCGAACCGACGGTTAATCGCTTCTGCCACCGTCTGGATGCCAACGGTTTTCCAGATTTTAAACTCCAGCTGGCTCAAAGCCTGGCAAACGGCACGCCCTATGTCAGCCGTAATGTTGAACAGGATGACAGCGTCGAGTCCTATTCCGGCAAAATTTTCGAATCGGCGATGGCCGGTCTCGACCGGGTGAAACAGAGTCTGGACGTTAATGCCGTCAATCGCGCGGTCGACCTGCTCACCCAGTCGAAGAAAATCGCCTTTTTTGGCCTGGGCGCATCCGCCGCTGTCGCGCACGATGCGATGAATAAATTTTTTCGCTTCAATGTCCCCGTCATCTATTCAGATGATATTGTGATGCAGCGCATGAGCTGTATGAACAGCGGTGAAGGCGATGTGATGGTGCTGATCTCCCATACCGGGCGCACCAAAAGTATGGTCGAACTGGCAATGCTGGCCCGTGAAAATGATGCCACCGTGCTGGCTATCACCTCTCCCGGCTCGCCACTTGCCCGCGAGGCCACACTGGCTCTGACGCTGGACGTTCCCGAAGACACCGATATCTATATGCCAATGGTTTCCAGACTGGCGCAGCTCACCCTGATTGACGTTCTGGCCACCGGTTTCACCCTGCGGCGCGGGGCGAAATTTCGCGATAACCTGAAGCGGGTGAAAGAAGCCCTCAAGGATTCACGCTTCGAGAAAGAGAGCCTGATTTCTGCTCTGACGCGCCAGTAA
- the pyk gene encoding pyruvate kinase produces the protein MSRRLRRTKIVTTLGPATDRDNNLEKVIAAGANVVRLNFSHGTAEDHQMRADKVREIAAKLGRHVAILGDLQGPKIRVSTFKEGKVFLNIGERFLLDASLGKGEGDREKVGIDYKGLPADVVPGDILLLDDGRVQLKVLEVQGMKVFTEVTVGGPLSNNKGINKLGGGLSAEALTEKDKADILTAAKIGVDYLAVSFPRCGEDLNYARRLAREAGCEAKIVSKVERAEAVASQEAMDDIILASDVVMVARGDLGVEIGDPELVGIQKALIRRARQLNRSVITATQMMESMITNPMPTRAEVMDVANAVLDGTDAVMLSAETAAGQYPAETVSAMAKVCLGAEKIPSINVSKHRLDVQFDNIEEAIAMSAMYAANHLQGVTAIITMTESGRTALMTSRITSGLPIFAMSRHERTLNLTALYRGVTPVFFDSNNDGVAAAHDAINLLREKGFLMSGDLVIVTQGDVMSTTGTTNTSRVLRVE, from the coding sequence ATGTCAAGACGTCTCAGAAGAACCAAGATCGTAACCACTTTGGGGCCCGCCACCGATCGCGATAACAACCTTGAAAAAGTCATCGCGGCGGGCGCCAATGTCGTTCGTCTGAACTTCTCACATGGCACAGCAGAAGATCACCAGATGCGTGCAGATAAAGTGCGTGAAATTGCGGCTAAGCTGGGGCGGCATGTGGCGATTCTGGGTGACCTTCAGGGCCCTAAAATTCGTGTTTCAACCTTCAAAGAGGGCAAAGTGTTCCTGAATATCGGCGAACGCTTCCTGCTGGATGCCAGCCTCGGTAAAGGTGAAGGCGACCGTGAAAAAGTCGGTATTGACTATAAAGGCCTGCCGGCTGACGTTGTCCCGGGGGATATTCTGCTGCTGGATGATGGTCGCGTGCAGCTGAAAGTGCTGGAAGTCCAGGGCATGAAGGTGTTTACCGAAGTGACCGTTGGCGGCCCGCTATCTAATAATAAAGGCATCAACAAGCTCGGCGGCGGCCTGTCTGCTGAAGCGCTGACGGAAAAAGATAAGGCTGACATTCTGACCGCAGCCAAAATCGGCGTTGATTACCTTGCCGTCTCCTTCCCGCGCTGCGGAGAAGACCTGAACTATGCGCGCCGCCTGGCGCGTGAAGCGGGCTGCGAAGCGAAAATCGTCTCCAAAGTTGAGCGTGCCGAAGCCGTTGCCAGCCAGGAAGCGATGGATGACATCATTCTCGCCTCTGATGTGGTCATGGTCGCCAGGGGGGATCTGGGGGTTGAAATCGGCGATCCGGAACTGGTCGGTATTCAGAAAGCGCTGATCCGTCGTGCGCGCCAGCTCAACCGCTCCGTGATCACCGCGACCCAGATGATGGAATCGATGATCACTAACCCAATGCCTACCCGTGCAGAGGTGATGGACGTGGCGAACGCCGTACTGGACGGCACCGATGCCGTGATGCTGTCGGCCGAAACCGCAGCGGGACAGTATCCGGCGGAAACCGTTTCAGCAATGGCGAAAGTGTGCCTGGGCGCGGAGAAAATCCCCAGCATTAACGTCTCCAAGCACCGCCTCGACGTGCAGTTCGACAACATCGAAGAAGCGATTGCCATGTCGGCGATGTATGCCGCCAACCATCTGCAGGGCGTTACCGCGATTATCACCATGACCGAATCCGGTCGTACCGCACTGATGACCTCGCGTATCACCTCCGGCCTGCCGATCTTCGCCATGTCGCGCCACGAGCGCACTCTGAACCTGACCGCGCTCTATCGCGGCGTGACGCCAGTGTTCTTTGACAGCAACAATGATGGCGTAGCGGCAGCGCACGACGCCATTAACCTGCTGCGTGAAAAAGGTTTCCTGATGTCGGGCGATCTGGTGATCGTCACTCAGGGTGATGTGATGAGCACCACCGGCACCACCAATACCAGCCGCGTACTGCGCGTCGAGTAA
- a CDS encoding S9 family peptidase, which translates to MTPPKAQKIPHVMSLHGDTRTDNYYWLRDDERENPQVLAHLRAENDYCKAALLPQQALQAQLLKEIVERIPQRDHSVPYVKKGYRYQSRYEEGNEYTLYTRQPAETTTPDVWDTLLDGNERAADSEFYTLGGVAISPDNQVMAVAEDFLSRRVYGIRLRNIRSGEWYPEVLEGVASSMTWAADSRTLYYVLKDKKTLLPYQVWRHTLGTPQSQDQLVYEELDDTFYVSVYKTTSEQFVAIALGSSTTSEILLLDAEQPDAQPQVFSPRRKDHEYSVDHYQQQFYIRSNREGKNFGLYRSERFEEQHWQTLIAPRNNIVLEGYALFRDWLVVEERERGLTSLRQINWQSGESSAIAFDDPAYVTWIGYNPSPDSSKLRYGYSSMTTPDTLFELDLDSGEREVLKQTEVKGFDAGKYLSERLWISVRDGVEVPVSLVYRKDSFTPGSNPLLVYGYGSYGSSMDADFSASRLSLLDRGFVFALTHIRGGGEMGQQWYDDGRLLNKLNTFHDFIDITHALVEKSYGDPAKLYAMGGSAGGLLMGSVMNMAPERFHGIVAQVPFVDVVTTMLDETIPLTTGEYDEWGNPNDEKYYHYIKQYSPYDNVSAQAYPHLLVTTGLHDSQVQYWEPAKWVAKLRELKTDDNLLLLDTDMDSGHGGKSGRFKAYEGVALEYAFLIALATGLLPGQNA; encoded by the coding sequence ATGACACCTCCTAAAGCACAAAAAATCCCTCATGTGATGTCGCTGCACGGCGATACGCGCACCGATAACTACTACTGGCTGCGCGACGATGAGCGTGAAAACCCGCAGGTGCTGGCGCATCTGCGCGCTGAAAATGATTACTGCAAAGCGGCATTACTGCCGCAGCAGGCGCTACAGGCACAGCTGCTGAAGGAAATTGTCGAGCGCATCCCCCAGCGTGACCATTCAGTGCCCTATGTGAAAAAAGGCTACCGCTATCAGAGCCGCTATGAAGAGGGCAATGAGTACACCCTCTATACCCGCCAGCCTGCTGAGACCACAACCCCGGACGTCTGGGATACGCTGCTGGACGGCAACGAGCGTGCCGCTGACAGCGAGTTCTATACCTTAGGCGGCGTGGCGATCAGCCCGGATAACCAAGTGATGGCGGTGGCGGAAGATTTCCTCTCGCGCCGGGTGTATGGCATCCGCCTGCGCAATATACGCAGCGGGGAGTGGTATCCGGAGGTGCTGGAAGGCGTGGCTTCCAGCATGACCTGGGCGGCCGACTCGCGCACGCTCTACTATGTGTTGAAAGACAAAAAGACGCTGCTGCCTTATCAGGTCTGGCGCCATACGCTTGGGACGCCGCAGTCGCAGGACCAGCTGGTGTATGAGGAGCTGGACGATACGTTCTACGTCAGCGTTTATAAGACCACCTCTGAGCAGTTTGTGGCTATTGCGCTTGGTAGCAGCACCACCAGTGAGATCCTGCTGCTGGATGCTGAGCAGCCGGATGCGCAGCCGCAGGTTTTCAGCCCGCGCCGCAAGGATCACGAATACAGCGTGGATCACTACCAGCAACAGTTCTATATACGTTCCAACCGCGAAGGCAAAAATTTCGGCTTATACCGCAGTGAGCGTTTCGAGGAGCAGCACTGGCAGACGTTGATTGCCCCGCGTAACAACATCGTGCTGGAGGGTTATGCGCTGTTTCGCGACTGGCTGGTGGTGGAGGAGCGCGAGCGTGGGTTGACCAGCCTGCGGCAGATCAACTGGCAGAGCGGGGAGAGCAGCGCCATTGCTTTCGATGACCCGGCCTATGTCACCTGGATCGGCTACAACCCCAGCCCGGACAGCAGCAAGCTGCGCTATGGCTACTCCTCAATGACCACACCCGATACGCTGTTTGAGCTGGATCTCGACAGCGGCGAGCGCGAAGTGCTGAAGCAGACCGAAGTGAAGGGGTTTGATGCCGGTAAGTACCTCAGCGAGCGTCTGTGGATCAGCGTGCGTGATGGTGTTGAAGTGCCGGTATCGCTGGTTTACCGCAAGGACAGCTTTACGCCGGGCAGCAATCCACTGTTGGTTTATGGCTATGGTTCCTACGGCAGCAGCATGGATGCCGACTTCAGCGCCAGCCGTCTCAGCCTGCTTGACCGTGGTTTTGTCTTTGCCCTGACACATATTCGCGGCGGGGGTGAGATGGGCCAGCAGTGGTACGACGATGGGCGTCTGCTGAATAAGCTCAACACTTTTCACGACTTTATCGACATCACCCATGCGCTGGTGGAAAAAAGTTACGGCGATCCGGCAAAACTGTATGCCATGGGCGGTAGCGCCGGTGGCCTGCTGATGGGAAGCGTAATGAATATGGCGCCAGAGCGCTTCCACGGCATCGTCGCGCAGGTACCGTTTGTTGACGTTGTCACCACCATGCTGGATGAGACGATCCCGCTGACCACCGGTGAGTATGATGAGTGGGGTAACCCCAACGACGAAAAGTATTACCACTACATCAAACAGTACAGCCCGTATGACAACGTCAGCGCCCAGGCCTATCCGCACCTGCTGGTGACGACCGGGCTGCATGACTCCCAGGTGCAGTACTGGGAACCGGCAAAATGGGTGGCAAAACTGCGCGAGCTGAAGACCGATGACAACCTGCTATTGCTGGACACCGATATGGATTCCGGCCACGGCGGTAAATCAGGACGTTTTAAAGCGTATGAAGGCGTGGCGCTGGAATATGCGTTTCTTATCGCGCTGGCGACCGGACTGCTGCCCGGTCAGAACGCTTAA